One window of Chryseobacterium indologenes genomic DNA carries:
- a CDS encoding sensor histidine kinase translates to MINLKSYKRSKWQIHLLFWILYYILEVYLDFYWSRYQFPDFKWQIRLQNTLILELGYLLIKIPLAYTLLYVFEKSHIKLIFKYFLYIFILTTAVLGHRFLTHYIIYPYIYGVKETLDGKYPSGFINGYVAFNSFMDLIFMVGLIFGVEITRQKNLLKEQISQLKSEKLDQELTMLKAQINPHFLFNTLNNIYGMALKKADETPDVILKLSKIMRYNIYEAAEKTISIGKDIENIKDFIQIQKIRHRHLTIHFTEDIDQPSQEISPLILIQFVENAFKHGVSESLGETFITIDIRLKNGILTYFIENSKEEKPNTHSTKIGQKNISRQLELLYPQHTLSVEDQSDRYIVTLTIDFHDAPNL, encoded by the coding sequence ATGATCAACCTGAAATCATACAAAAGATCTAAGTGGCAGATTCATTTGCTTTTTTGGATATTGTATTATATCCTGGAGGTTTACCTTGACTTTTACTGGTCCAGGTATCAGTTTCCGGATTTCAAATGGCAAATAAGACTTCAGAATACCCTGATCCTTGAGCTAGGTTATCTTTTGATCAAAATACCTCTTGCTTATACTTTACTGTATGTATTTGAAAAGAGTCATATTAAATTGATTTTCAAATATTTTCTCTATATTTTTATCCTGACCACGGCTGTTTTAGGACATCGTTTTTTAACACATTATATTATTTATCCTTATATCTATGGTGTTAAAGAGACTCTGGATGGAAAGTATCCATCGGGGTTTATCAATGGTTATGTGGCATTCAATTCTTTTATGGATCTGATTTTCATGGTGGGTCTGATTTTCGGGGTTGAAATTACCCGGCAGAAAAATCTTCTGAAAGAACAGATCTCCCAGTTAAAGTCTGAAAAGCTTGATCAGGAACTTACTATGCTGAAAGCACAGATCAATCCTCATTTTCTGTTTAACACCCTCAATAATATTTATGGAATGGCTCTGAAAAAGGCTGATGAAACTCCGGATGTTATTCTTAAGCTATCCAAGATAATGCGGTATAATATCTATGAAGCAGCAGAAAAAACTATTTCTATAGGTAAGGATATTGAGAATATCAAGGATTTCATACAGATCCAGAAAATCCGCCACCGTCATCTTACCATACACTTTACGGAAGATATTGATCAGCCTTCTCAGGAAATCTCACCGCTGATCCTTATACAGTTTGTTGAAAATGCTTTCAAACATGGCGTTTCTGAAAGTTTAGGAGAGACATTTATTACCATCGATATCAGGTTGAAAAATGGAATTCTTACTTATTTCATAGAAAATTCCAAAGAAGAAAAGCCCAATACGCATTCCACAAAAATAGGTCAGAAAAATATCAGTAGACAGCTTGAACTGCTTTATCCTCAACACACTCTTTCTGTGGAAGATCAAAGTGACCGCTATATTGTAACATTAACCATAGATTTCCATGACGCACCAAATCTCTAA
- a CDS encoding DMT family transporter, translating into MNWIALIIAGIFEIGWPLGLKLSQQLENNKWSWIIFSIVCMAVSGGFLWYAQKSIPIGTAYAVWTGIGAVGTLLVGILFFQDSASILRLLSALLIVAGIVGLKIF; encoded by the coding sequence ATGAACTGGATTGCATTAATTATCGCAGGAATTTTTGAAATTGGATGGCCTTTGGGACTTAAGTTATCTCAACAACTGGAAAATAATAAATGGAGCTGGATCATATTTTCGATCGTTTGTATGGCCGTTAGCGGCGGATTTCTCTGGTACGCTCAGAAAAGTATCCCTATTGGAACAGCTTATGCAGTCTGGACCGGAATTGGTGCTGTAGGAACTTTATTGGTGGGAATTCTGTTTTTTCAGGACTCAGCAAGTATTTTACGATTACTCTCTGCATTACTGATTGTTGCAGGAATAGTGGGACTTAAAATATTTTAA
- a CDS encoding S9 family peptidase: MKNIKKLTVIALYFLCLSPLAAQKTQWTPDGNAYYSFTKKGVEIVDVLHPGKDQTLLNSNELVPAGSSEPLQVQSFQVSPDDKSLLLFANTRKVWRDNTRGDYWIFDKTTKKLTQLGKGLPYSSLMFAKYSPDGKKVAYVSKHNMYVEDLSNNQITQITTDGTDGMINGTFDWVYEEEFGTQDGFRWSPDGNKIAYWKLDARGTKNFLMINNTDSLYSFTVPVEYPKVGENPSGCSIWFYDLASKSSKKADIAGDEMQNYIPRMEWVLDSKSVILQQLNRKQNQSKIIVADASSGNSKTIHTETDAAWIDIKSRWNDNDPSGWDWIENGKEFLWLSEKDGWRHIYKIDMSGKETLITKDAFDVIKPEFFDVQNKQIYFSASPNNATQKYLYKVSMKGGKAQKVTPEAYTGSNTYTISPNGKIAMFTNNSVNAISMGSVISLPEHKELVAAKRTAKADPAKSKTEFFQITTQDGVTLDGWVVKPKNFDPNKKYPVVFTVYGEPAMQTVTDGFYTGWNQLYVGDMAEDGYLYVSLENRGTPAPRGREWRKSIYRKIGQLNIRDQAMGAKALFAKWPYADTSRVAVWGWSGGGSSTLNLLGQYPDIYQTGIAIAPVANQLFYDNIYQERYMGLPQENREDFVNGSPLAYAKNLKGNLLLVHGTGDDNVHYQNTEVYINELVKYNKQFQLMSYPNRTHSIDEGEGTSEHLATLFTKYLKEHCPPGGR, from the coding sequence ATGAAGAATATAAAAAAACTAACCGTTATTGCATTATACTTCCTGTGTCTGTCGCCATTGGCGGCACAAAAAACACAGTGGACTCCGGATGGTAATGCTTACTATTCATTTACTAAAAAGGGGGTTGAAATTGTTGATGTACTGCATCCCGGAAAAGACCAGACACTTTTAAACAGCAATGAACTTGTTCCTGCGGGAAGTTCTGAACCACTGCAGGTACAAAGCTTTCAGGTATCTCCGGATGACAAAAGTTTGTTACTCTTTGCCAATACCCGAAAAGTATGGAGAGACAATACCCGTGGAGATTACTGGATCTTTGACAAAACTACTAAAAAACTTACCCAGCTTGGAAAAGGATTGCCTTATTCGTCACTGATGTTTGCAAAGTATTCTCCGGATGGAAAAAAAGTAGCGTATGTATCTAAGCATAATATGTATGTTGAAGACCTTTCAAACAATCAGATTACCCAAATTACGACTGATGGTACAGACGGGATGATCAACGGTACTTTCGATTGGGTATATGAAGAGGAATTTGGAACTCAGGATGGTTTCCGATGGTCACCCGACGGTAACAAAATTGCTTACTGGAAGCTGGATGCAAGAGGTACAAAAAACTTCCTGATGATAAATAATACAGACAGTTTGTATTCATTTACTGTTCCTGTAGAATATCCGAAAGTAGGAGAAAATCCTTCAGGCTGCAGCATCTGGTTTTACGATCTTGCTTCTAAATCTTCAAAGAAAGCAGATATTGCAGGAGATGAAATGCAAAACTATATTCCGAGAATGGAATGGGTGCTGGATTCTAAATCTGTTATTCTCCAGCAGCTGAACAGAAAGCAAAATCAAAGTAAGATCATCGTGGCAGATGCCAGCTCCGGCAACAGTAAGACTATTCATACAGAAACAGATGCTGCATGGATTGATATCAAATCCCGTTGGAACGATAATGACCCAAGTGGCTGGGACTGGATTGAGAATGGAAAAGAGTTCCTTTGGCTTTCTGAAAAAGACGGATGGAGACATATTTATAAAATAGATATGAGCGGTAAGGAAACATTGATTACCAAAGATGCTTTTGATGTGATAAAACCTGAGTTTTTTGATGTTCAGAACAAACAGATTTACTTTTCAGCGTCACCCAATAATGCGACTCAAAAGTATCTGTACAAAGTAAGTATGAAAGGAGGAAAAGCACAAAAAGTTACCCCTGAAGCTTATACAGGTTCCAATACATATACGATATCACCCAATGGGAAAATCGCAATGTTCACCAATAACAGCGTTAATGCCATTTCAATGGGTTCGGTAATATCACTTCCGGAACATAAAGAACTGGTTGCTGCCAAAAGAACAGCAAAAGCAGATCCTGCAAAGTCTAAAACAGAGTTTTTCCAGATTACCACACAAGATGGTGTTACATTGGACGGATGGGTGGTAAAGCCTAAAAATTTTGATCCTAATAAAAAATATCCGGTTGTTTTCACAGTCTATGGAGAACCGGCAATGCAAACAGTAACAGACGGTTTCTATACAGGCTGGAATCAATTATACGTTGGGGATATGGCGGAAGACGGTTACCTGTATGTTTCCCTTGAAAACCGCGGAACCCCGGCTCCAAGAGGACGTGAATGGAGAAAATCGATTTATCGTAAAATAGGACAGCTTAATATTCGTGATCAGGCAATGGGGGCTAAAGCTTTATTCGCAAAATGGCCTTATGCAGATACTTCAAGGGTTGCCGTATGGGGCTGGAGCGGCGGAGGTTCTTCTACCCTGAACCTTTTGGGACAATATCCTGATATTTACCAGACCGGAATTGCTATTGCTCCGGTAGCCAATCAGTTGTTCTATGACAATATTTATCAGGAAAGATATATGGGACTTCCACAGGAAAACAGAGAAGATTTTGTGAATGGATCTCCACTGGCTTATGCTAAAAACCTAAAAGGAAATCTTTTACTGGTTCATGGAACAGGTGATGATAATGTACATTACCAGAATACCGAAGTATATATCAACGAACTGGTAAAATACAACAAACAGTTTCAGCTGATGTCTTATCCTAACCGTACACACTCTATTGATGAAGGGGAAGGTACGTCAGAGCACCTTGCTACTCTATTTACAAAATATTTAAAAGAACACTGTCCTCCGGGAGGAAGATAG
- the mug gene encoding G/U mismatch-specific DNA glycosylase gives MLTDIITAHLNVLFCGINPGLKSSDDGHHFSGKSNRFWKVLHQSGFTSYQIEAVNDTSILDFGLGLTTAVARATSRADELSKEEFENALDTFKAKITEYQPKYVAFLGKAAYKAFSKKKEILWGLQAEDFCGAKVWVLPNTSGLNRGFSLDQLVAYYKEFYLTLHKP, from the coding sequence ATGTTAACAGACATCATTACAGCTCATCTTAACGTCCTTTTTTGTGGAATCAATCCGGGTTTAAAATCATCAGATGACGGACATCATTTTTCGGGAAAGAGTAACCGTTTCTGGAAAGTCCTTCATCAGTCGGGGTTTACTTCTTATCAAATTGAAGCGGTGAATGATACTTCTATCCTGGATTTCGGGCTGGGGCTCACCACTGCTGTAGCAAGGGCAACTTCCCGTGCTGATGAACTTTCAAAAGAAGAGTTTGAGAATGCTTTGGATACATTTAAAGCAAAAATAACAGAATATCAGCCTAAATATGTTGCTTTTCTCGGCAAAGCTGCTTACAAGGCTTTCTCTAAAAAGAAAGAAATTCTATGGGGACTGCAGGCAGAAGATTTCTGTGGAGCAAAAGTGTGGGTTTTGCCCAATACCAGCGGTTTGAACCGGGGATTTTCACTTGATCAGCTGGTTGCTTATTATAAGGAGTTTTATCTTACACTTCACAAACCGTAA
- a CDS encoding LytR/AlgR family response regulator transcription factor gives MTHQISKKYNCIIVEDEPIAAEILENFISRDQELNLVGKCADAIYASSLLSIHEVDLMFLDLHLPVVKGFDFLRKIKNPPFVIVTTAYHQYAVEGYELDIADYLMKPIPYERFQAAIGKFKHLMEAEDALLEVSERDYIFINSGKKQIKIILQDIFYIESLREYIHIHTKAETFTFKMPISKIEEVLNPKMFARIHKSYIISKAKIEVKSANIIQIRGKNLPVGRTYKPLLEL, from the coding sequence ATGACGCACCAAATCTCTAAAAAATACAACTGCATTATCGTAGAAGACGAGCCAATTGCAGCAGAAATTCTGGAAAATTTTATCTCTAGGGATCAGGAACTGAATCTGGTGGGAAAATGTGCCGATGCCATATATGCCAGCAGTCTTTTAAGTATTCATGAGGTGGATCTGATGTTTTTGGATCTCCACCTTCCCGTGGTAAAAGGCTTTGACTTTTTGAGGAAAATAAAAAATCCTCCATTCGTTATTGTTACCACTGCTTATCATCAGTATGCTGTAGAAGGCTACGAATTAGATATTGCAGATTACCTAATGAAACCTATTCCCTATGAGCGTTTTCAGGCTGCGATAGGGAAGTTCAAACATTTAATGGAGGCGGAGGATGCATTACTGGAAGTATCTGAACGTGATTATATCTTCATCAATAGCGGGAAAAAGCAGATTAAAATTATTCTGCAGGATATTTTCTACATCGAGAGCTTAAGAGAATATATTCACATTCATACAAAAGCAGAAACTTTCACTTTTAAAATGCCTATCAGTAAAATAGAAGAGGTTTTAAATCCTAAAATGTTTGCCCGTATTCATAAATCGTATATCATTTCAAAAGCCAAAATAGAAGTTAAGTCGGCCAACATCATCCAGATTAGGGGGAAAAACCTTCCGGTGGGAAGGACATATAAGCCGTTGTTGGAGCTTTAA
- a CDS encoding rhodanese-like domain-containing protein has protein sequence MKYLFIIACFVCSIFSQAQQKQDPWKDSQLMDPALLASRIEKHKTKDLVIISVGPEAIIKGSVDIGPTHEPENLEKLRNYLKDIPKNREIVIYCGCCPFVKCPNIRPAFALLMEMGFKNAKLLNLPKNIKTDWLDKDYPTND, from the coding sequence ATGAAGTATTTGTTTATCATTGCCTGCTTTGTCTGTTCCATTTTCAGCCAGGCACAGCAAAAACAGGATCCATGGAAAGACAGCCAGCTTATGGACCCGGCGTTACTGGCTTCCCGAATCGAAAAGCATAAAACAAAAGATCTGGTAATCATTTCGGTGGGTCCTGAAGCTATCATCAAAGGTTCCGTAGACATCGGACCAACGCATGAGCCTGAAAACCTGGAAAAACTGAGAAACTATCTGAAAGACATTCCTAAAAACAGAGAAATCGTAATCTACTGCGGATGCTGTCCTTTTGTAAAATGTCCTAATATACGTCCTGCTTTTGCTTTACTGATGGAAATGGGTTTTAAAAACGCAAAGCTTTTAAATCTTCCGAAAAATATCAAAACAGACTGGCTGGATAAAGACTATCCTACAAATGATTAA
- a CDS encoding DoxX family protein, translated as MKKSVFLRLGLSVILLMHSVISIFSGDVNNFGHFYLDSIGFSPIGIYMAWAVKLTHLFSVPLLWFDQYIKPVAIANIIIFIFGIYFVHWQNGWFVVGGGTNGIEFNVLLIFSFLNLMYPEIYFKKQNRFIHEKDI; from the coding sequence ATGAAAAAAAGTGTCTTCCTTCGCCTGGGGCTATCAGTGATATTGCTGATGCATAGTGTGATTTCCATTTTTAGTGGAGATGTTAATAATTTTGGACATTTTTATCTGGATAGTATAGGATTCAGCCCTATTGGAATTTATATGGCATGGGCAGTAAAACTCACTCATCTTTTCTCTGTGCCCTTACTTTGGTTTGACCAATATATAAAGCCAGTGGCTATTGCTAATATTATCATTTTTATTTTTGGAATCTACTTCGTACATTGGCAAAATGGCTGGTTTGTAGTGGGAGGCGGAACAAATGGAATCGAGTTCAATGTCTTGCTGATCTTCAGTTTTCTGAACCTGATGTATCCCGAAATTTATTTTAAAAAGCAGAACCGTTTTATCCATGAAAAGGATATTTAA
- a CDS encoding aminopeptidase P family protein — protein MFSTQTYQDRRAVLQSNVSGGILLFLGNIENPVNFEHNPYYFRQDSTYLYYFGIQEPRIAAIIDIDENKTIIFGDELSIDDIVWMGRQETLKEKSLKSGVQETMPYTELSQYILKAQTSGRKVHYLPPYQSSNKILLADLLGIKIAALQPSVEMIKAIVKQRSIKESQEIVQIEQAVNVSNEMHLLAMRTAKPGIKEYEIANAIQYLAANKECQMSYPPIVTINGGILHNHYRLNTLKEGDLFLNDSGAETAMGYAGDLTRTFPVSKIFSTKQKEMYEVVLNAFNNAQQLLKPGVRFKDIHLKASQHLVEGLIDLGLMKGNPEEAVKNHAHTLFFQCGLGHMMGLDVHDMEDLGEQYIGYTEEEPKDTKTFGLKSLRLGKSLESGFVVTVEPGIYMIPELIDIWQAENKNADFINYDKVNEYRNFGGIRVEDDFLITDDGYRLLGNGLIKTVQEIENYRAEYLA, from the coding sequence ATGTTTTCAACACAAACCTATCAAGATAGAAGAGCAGTTTTACAAAGTAATGTATCGGGCGGAATTTTATTGTTTTTGGGAAATATAGAGAATCCTGTGAACTTTGAACACAATCCTTATTATTTCCGTCAGGACAGTACGTATTTATATTATTTCGGAATCCAGGAACCCCGTATTGCGGCCATTATTGATATTGATGAGAATAAAACCATTATTTTCGGAGATGAATTAAGTATAGATGACATTGTATGGATGGGCAGACAGGAAACCCTGAAAGAGAAAAGTCTGAAATCCGGAGTACAGGAAACCATGCCTTATACAGAGCTTTCTCAATATATTTTAAAAGCACAGACTTCCGGCAGAAAGGTACATTATCTTCCTCCGTATCAGTCTTCCAATAAAATTTTACTTGCTGATCTTCTTGGTATTAAAATAGCTGCATTACAACCTTCTGTAGAGATGATTAAAGCCATTGTGAAGCAGCGTTCTATAAAAGAGTCTCAGGAAATAGTGCAGATAGAACAGGCAGTGAATGTATCCAATGAAATGCATTTGCTGGCAATGCGGACTGCAAAACCGGGCATTAAAGAATATGAAATAGCCAATGCCATTCAATATCTGGCTGCCAATAAAGAATGTCAGATGTCTTATCCTCCGATTGTAACCATAAACGGAGGAATTCTGCATAATCACTATCGCCTTAATACTTTGAAAGAAGGAGATCTTTTCCTTAACGATTCCGGAGCGGAAACGGCAATGGGATATGCGGGCGACCTTACCAGAACTTTTCCTGTGAGCAAGATTTTTAGTACAAAACAAAAGGAAATGTATGAAGTGGTTCTGAATGCTTTTAATAATGCGCAACAGCTTCTGAAACCGGGTGTTCGATTCAAGGATATTCATCTGAAAGCTTCTCAGCATCTTGTAGAAGGTCTTATTGATCTTGGATTGATGAAAGGAAATCCTGAAGAAGCGGTGAAAAACCATGCCCATACCCTATTTTTTCAATGCGGATTGGGACATATGATGGGACTTGATGTACATGATATGGAAGATCTCGGAGAGCAATACATTGGCTATACCGAAGAAGAACCAAAAGATACCAAAACATTCGGTCTTAAATCTTTACGTTTAGGAAAGTCTCTTGAATCCGGATTTGTAGTAACGGTTGAACCCGGTATTTATATGATTCCGGAACTGATTGATATCTGGCAGGCTGAAAATAAAAATGCAGATTTTATCAATTACGATAAAGTAAATGAATACCGAAACTTTGGAGGAATCCGTGTGGAAGATGATTTCCTGATTACTGATGACGGGTACAGACTTCTTGGGAACGGATTAATAAAAACAGTTCAAGAAATTGAAAATTACAGAGCTGAATATTTAGCTTAA
- a CDS encoding TlpA family protein disulfide reductase, giving the protein MKIRFILLLLIIFSGSVVAQSAIEAGKKAPEITMTKADGTPFALSTLKGKVVLIDFWATWCAPCVEEQPELKTLYDTYSEQVKNNTFEILGISLDKNKESWQKAIDRFNIKWIQISDLKFWKSPVAKLYEVDELPFNVIIDGQGTILAKNLHGKELEEFLKKTLNQN; this is encoded by the coding sequence ATGAAGATCCGTTTTATTCTATTACTTTTAATAATCTTCTCAGGATCCGTTGTTGCCCAAAGTGCAATAGAAGCAGGAAAAAAAGCTCCTGAAATTACAATGACCAAGGCAGACGGAACTCCATTTGCCCTTTCAACATTAAAAGGAAAGGTAGTGCTGATCGATTTCTGGGCAACCTGGTGTGCCCCTTGTGTAGAAGAGCAGCCTGAGCTGAAAACATTATATGATACCTATTCTGAACAGGTAAAAAACAATACGTTTGAAATTCTGGGAATTTCTTTAGATAAAAATAAAGAAAGCTGGCAGAAAGCAATTGACAGATTTAATATCAAATGGATACAGATCAGTGATTTAAAATTCTGGAAAAGCCCTGTCGCGAAGTTGTATGAAGTTGATGAACTTCCTTTTAATGTCATCATCGACGGGCAGGGAACGATTTTAGCTAAAAATCTTCATGGTAAAGAGCTGGAAGAGTTTTTAAAGAAAACTTTAAATCAAAATTAA
- a CDS encoding DNA-3-methyladenine glycosylase, whose protein sequence is MKLPLSYYSHQDVLFLAQDLLGKVLFTDINDEVTAGIIVETEAYFGVLDKASHAYGGRRTNRTETLYSHGGVSYVYLCYGIHHLFNVVTSVKDEPHAVLIRAVEPLIGKDIMELRRNMSAGKAAISSGPGSAAKALGIDQSFNKKDLDGNEIWIEDHGIRYPSDDIIKVPRIGVAYAQEDALLPWRFFVKGNKYVSKPNTI, encoded by the coding sequence TTGAAACTGCCACTCTCCTATTATTCTCATCAAGACGTTCTTTTTCTCGCTCAGGATCTTCTGGGAAAAGTTCTTTTTACAGATATCAATGATGAAGTAACTGCCGGAATTATAGTAGAAACGGAAGCCTATTTCGGAGTTTTGGATAAAGCTTCCCATGCGTATGGCGGCAGACGGACCAACCGCACAGAAACGCTGTACAGTCATGGTGGTGTTTCCTATGTTTATTTATGTTACGGAATTCATCATCTGTTCAATGTTGTAACTTCTGTAAAAGATGAGCCTCACGCTGTTTTAATCAGAGCTGTTGAGCCATTAATAGGAAAAGACATCATGGAACTCAGACGGAATATGTCTGCCGGTAAAGCAGCTATTTCTTCCGGCCCCGGATCTGCAGCCAAAGCTTTAGGTATTGATCAATCTTTTAATAAAAAAGATCTGGATGGAAATGAAATATGGATTGAAGATCACGGCATTCGATATCCTTCTGATGATATTATAAAGGTTCCCCGTATAGGCGTTGCTTATGCTCAGGAAGATGCCCTTTTACCCTGGCGGTTCTTTGTGAAAGGAAATAAATATGTAAGCAAACCGAATACAATATAA
- a CDS encoding FAD-binding dehydrogenase, with protein MEETFRPDAIIIGSGLAGLTAAMEITNAGKKVLLLDQETEQNIGGQAFWSFGGLFLINSPQQRKMGIKDSYELALQDWKGTAGFDRPEDYWPRQWAEAYLKFAVGEKYEYISKLGIKLMFMVGWAERGDGSATGHGNSVPRFHVSWGTGTGVVKPFVEKAYKAQEKGLLQMKFRHRVTEFILENGKIKGLKGDILENDTKERGAETNRNVISSFEYTAPNIIIASGGIGANHELVRKNWPERLGKAPENMVCGVPAYVDGKMIGIAENTGAHIINRDRMWHYTEGLQNWNPIWPNHGIRILPGPSSLWFDAKGKRLPAPFLPGFDTLGTLQYIQETGFSYSWFILTQKIIKKEFALSGSEQNPDITNKDYVLFLKRIFGKKAPGPVEAFKEHGKDFIVSDNLEDLVKRMNELAGNRLLNYDKIKSQIEARDRELDNKFSKDTQVNYLRNTRNYLGDKLGRVAAPHKILAPENGPLIAVRLNILTRKTLGGIKTNLNGQVLKDDDSIIEGLYAAGEAAGFGGGGMHGYRALEGTFLGGCIFSGMKAGKYIAGLKN; from the coding sequence ATGGAAGAAACATTCCGGCCTGATGCCATCATCATAGGAAGCGGACTGGCAGGGCTTACTGCTGCCATGGAAATTACCAATGCCGGAAAAAAAGTCCTGCTTTTGGATCAGGAAACTGAACAGAATATAGGAGGACAGGCATTCTGGTCTTTCGGAGGGCTGTTCCTGATTAATTCTCCTCAGCAAAGGAAAATGGGGATCAAAGATTCTTATGAACTGGCACTTCAGGATTGGAAAGGAACAGCGGGTTTCGATCGTCCGGAAGATTACTGGCCCCGTCAATGGGCTGAAGCTTATCTGAAATTTGCTGTCGGTGAAAAGTATGAATACATTTCAAAATTAGGGATCAAGCTGATGTTTATGGTTGGCTGGGCAGAACGTGGTGATGGTTCTGCAACAGGGCATGGAAATTCGGTGCCTCGCTTTCACGTAAGTTGGGGAACTGGGACAGGAGTCGTAAAACCTTTTGTAGAAAAAGCATACAAAGCTCAGGAAAAAGGTTTGCTGCAGATGAAGTTCAGACATCGGGTGACGGAATTTATTTTAGAAAATGGGAAGATAAAAGGTCTCAAAGGAGATATTCTGGAGAATGATACTAAAGAAAGAGGCGCTGAAACAAACCGAAATGTTATTTCATCATTTGAATATACCGCTCCCAATATTATCATTGCTTCCGGAGGGATTGGTGCCAATCATGAGCTGGTAAGAAAAAACTGGCCGGAAAGACTTGGTAAAGCACCGGAAAATATGGTCTGCGGCGTTCCTGCCTATGTAGATGGCAAAATGATTGGCATCGCAGAAAATACTGGAGCTCATATTATCAACCGCGACAGAATGTGGCACTACACAGAAGGGTTACAAAACTGGAATCCGATCTGGCCTAACCATGGGATTCGTATATTACCTGGTCCTTCTTCCTTATGGTTTGATGCAAAAGGAAAACGTCTCCCCGCTCCTTTTCTTCCCGGATTTGATACGTTGGGAACTTTACAGTATATACAGGAAACAGGTTTTTCTTACTCATGGTTTATCCTCACTCAGAAAATTATTAAAAAAGAATTTGCCCTTTCGGGGTCAGAACAGAATCCGGATATCACGAATAAAGACTACGTTCTTTTTCTGAAAAGAATTTTTGGTAAAAAGGCTCCCGGACCGGTAGAAGCTTTTAAAGAGCATGGAAAAGACTTTATTGTATCAGATAATCTGGAAGATCTGGTAAAGCGAATGAATGAACTGGCCGGAAACAGACTTTTGAATTATGATAAAATAAAATCTCAGATCGAAGCCCGTGACAGAGAGTTAGACAATAAATTTTCAAAAGATACACAGGTCAATTATCTCCGCAATACCCGAAATTATTTAGGAGATAAACTTGGACGTGTAGCAGCTCCCCATAAAATTTTAGCTCCTGAAAACGGACCTTTGATTGCTGTAAGACTCAATATTTTAACGCGTAAAACATTAGGAGGTATAAAAACCAATCTTAATGGTCAGGTTTTAAAAGATGACGACAGCATTATTGAAGGACTGTATGCAGCCGGAGAAGCAGCTGGTTTTGGCGGTGGCGGAATGCACGGCTACAGAGCGCTGGAAGGAACATTTTTGGGAGGCTGTATTTTTTCAGGAATGAAAGCCGGGAAATATATTGCAGGACTTAAAAATTAA